A single region of the Armatimonadota bacterium genome encodes:
- a CDS encoding NADH-dependent dehydrogenase gives MSQKMDRRTFLKGAALGGLSFLFLRDSRLAFAYQQNEKLNIAMIGAGGRGRGNLDGVLSENIVALCDVDERLAYSAQQACPKAKFFQDFRKMLEQMRKEIDAVVVSTPDHTHAVAAAMAIRMGKHVYCEKPLTRTIWEARMLRDLARRYKVATQMGNQGTASNELRQGVEVIQSGVLGQVKEIHVWSNRPVWPQGIARPKEEMVIPDGLNWELWLGPAPKRPYHEAYHPFKWRGWIDFGTGAIGDMACHTMNMAFWALNLRDPISVEAETSGVNGETFPQWSIVRYEFPQRGDLAPCKLVWYDGGQKPPAELLQGEQMADSGLLLIGSEGTLYSPGDYGTPFVLLPREKFANYQPPAPSIPRSPGHHQEWINACKGGPAAMSNFDYASALTETALLGNLAIITGERIQWDAKRMKAVNCPKADKIIRPTYRKGWTL, from the coding sequence ATGTCGCAGAAGATGGACCGGCGCACTTTTCTGAAGGGTGCTGCCTTAGGAGGTTTGAGTTTCCTGTTCCTGCGCGATAGCCGTTTGGCGTTCGCCTACCAACAGAACGAGAAACTGAATATCGCCATGATCGGTGCAGGGGGCAGAGGGCGCGGTAATCTGGACGGCGTTTTGAGTGAAAACATCGTCGCGCTGTGCGACGTGGACGAAAGACTAGCTTACAGCGCGCAGCAGGCTTGCCCCAAAGCAAAGTTCTTCCAGGATTTCCGCAAAATGCTGGAACAGATGCGCAAAGAGATCGACGCGGTCGTCGTCAGCACTCCTGACCACACCCACGCAGTAGCAGCCGCGATGGCAATACGCATGGGCAAACATGTGTACTGCGAGAAGCCTCTGACCCGCACGATCTGGGAGGCGAGGATGCTGCGCGACCTGGCACGCCGCTACAAGGTCGCCACGCAGATGGGTAACCAGGGCACCGCCTCTAACGAACTGCGCCAGGGTGTGGAGGTGATTCAGTCCGGCGTGCTGGGTCAGGTTAAGGAGATTCACGTGTGGAGCAACCGCCCCGTCTGGCCTCAGGGCATTGCTCGTCCCAAAGAGGAGATGGTCATCCCCGACGGACTGAATTGGGAACTGTGGCTGGGTCCCGCTCCCAAGCGCCCTTATCACGAGGCGTACCACCCGTTCAAATGGCGCGGCTGGATAGACTTCGGCACGGGCGCGATTGGCGACATGGCATGCCATACCATGAACATGGCGTTCTGGGCGTTGAACCTGCGCGACCCCATCTCGGTAGAAGCCGAAACCTCAGGGGTCAATGGCGAGACGTTCCCGCAGTGGTCTATCGTGCGCTATGAATTCCCCCAGCGCGGTGACCTGGCGCCCTGCAAGCTGGTGTGGTATGATGGCGGACAGAAACCGCCTGCTGAACTGCTGCAAGGCGAGCAGATGGCGGACAGCGGCTTGCTGCTCATCGGTAGCGAGGGCACGCTGTACAGCCCGGGCGACTACGGCACACCCTTTGTGTTGTTACCGCGCGAGAAGTTCGCAAATTACCAGCCGCCAGCCCCCTCTATCCCGCGCTCGCCGGGGCATCATCAAGAGTGGATTAACGCCTGCAAGGGCGGACCAGCCGCTATGTCCAACTTCGATTACGCCAGTGCGCTCACCGAAACTGCTCTGCTGGGCAACCTGGCGATTATCACGGGCGAGCGCATTCAATGGGACGCCAAACGCATGAAGGCGGTCAACTGTCCAAAGGCAGACAAGATTATCCGCCCGACCTATCGCAAAGGGTGGACGCTTTAG
- the queF gene encoding NADPH-dependent 7-cyano-7-deazaguanine reductase: MDRNILEVFDNPYPDRDYLVKHVCPEFTSVCPKTGNPDFGTITIEYVPDKKCVELKSLKYYFFAYRNEGIFYEAVVNKILDDLVAVCQPRRMTVTGEFNVRGGIYSVVTASYVAGGEK; this comes from the coding sequence ATGGACAGGAACATCTTAGAGGTGTTCGACAACCCCTACCCCGACAGGGACTACCTGGTCAAACACGTTTGCCCGGAGTTCACTTCGGTGTGTCCCAAAACGGGCAACCCCGATTTCGGCACGATCACCATCGAGTACGTGCCCGACAAGAAGTGCGTGGAGCTCAAGTCGCTGAAGTACTACTTCTTCGCCTACCGCAACGAGGGCATCTTCTATGAGGCAGTGGTGAACAAGATACTGGACGATCTGGTGGCGGTATGCCAGCCGCGGCGCATGACGGTAACAGGAGAGTTCAACGTGCGTGGGGGAATCTATTCTGTAGTCACCGCCAGTTACGTTGCAGGAGGCGAAAAGTAG
- a CDS encoding ABC transporter, with translation MAMIEVDRLCKTYVTHKREQGALGALRSLITRQKVEVHAVQEVSFTIEEGELVGFLGPNGAGKTTTLKMLSGILYPTSGKATVMGYVPWERKPAFQRQMSIVMGQKMQLWWDLPAYESFVLLKELYEVDDHTFERRVNELAEMLDIKKLLHTQVRRMSLGERMKCELLAALLHAPKVVFLDEPTIGLDVVSQKRIREFLKEYNRQAKTTILLTSHYMQDIQELCERVIIIDHGRIIFDNTLKTLVEQYSDNKLLKLTFDRPVLREQLEQFGTVCSLEDLRAVLEVPRTRTTQIAAQVLSELPVVDIVIDEVEAEEVIRDIFAGRARLTTPTSEARAG, from the coding sequence ATGGCGATGATCGAGGTAGACAGGCTTTGCAAGACGTACGTCACCCACAAGCGCGAGCAGGGCGCTCTGGGTGCGCTGCGAAGCCTCATTACCCGCCAGAAGGTAGAGGTGCACGCGGTACAGGAAGTCTCCTTTACCATCGAGGAGGGAGAACTGGTGGGCTTTCTGGGTCCCAACGGCGCAGGGAAGACCACCACGCTGAAGATGCTATCCGGTATCCTCTACCCCACCTCTGGCAAAGCGACGGTAATGGGCTACGTGCCCTGGGAGCGCAAACCCGCTTTCCAGCGGCAGATGTCTATCGTGATGGGTCAAAAGATGCAGCTGTGGTGGGACCTGCCCGCCTACGAGAGCTTCGTGCTGCTGAAAGAGCTGTATGAGGTGGACGACCATACCTTTGAAAGGCGTGTGAACGAGCTGGCGGAGATGCTGGACATCAAAAAGTTGCTGCACACGCAGGTGCGCCGCATGAGCCTGGGCGAGCGGATGAAGTGCGAACTGCTGGCGGCGTTACTGCACGCGCCGAAGGTGGTTTTTCTAGACGAACCTACCATCGGGCTGGACGTGGTTTCCCAGAAGCGTATCCGCGAGTTTTTGAAAGAGTACAACCGGCAGGCGAAGACCACCATCCTGCTCACTTCGCACTACATGCAGGATATTCAGGAGCTGTGCGAGCGAGTGATTATCATTGACCACGGGCGCATCATTTTTGACAACACTCTGAAGACGCTGGTGGAGCAATACTCGGACAACAAATTGTTGAAGCTCACCTTCGATCGCCCGGTGTTGCGTGAGCAGCTGGAACAGTTTGGTACCGTATGCAGTCTGGAGGATTTGCGAGCGGTGCTGGAAGTTCCTCGCACGCGAACCACGCAGATTGCGGCGCAGGTGCTTTCCGAGCTACCTGTGGTGGACATCGTGATTGACGAGGTGGAGGCGGAAGAGGTCATCCGTGATATCTTCGCGGGACGCGCTAGGTTGACCACACCAACCTCGGAGGCACGAGCCGGGTGA